One genomic segment of Nonomuraea coxensis DSM 45129 includes these proteins:
- a CDS encoding FAD-linked oxidase C-terminal domain-containing protein: METLTAALLSVLPRDSVITDPVRLRTYECDGLTYHRATPGVVVLPATAEQVARVVRLCNDFGVPFVARGAGTGLSGGALPREDGVLIVTSKMRAILEIDLPGRRAVVEPGVTNLAITEAVREQGYYYAPDPSSQQVCSIGGNVAENSGGAHCLKYGFTVNHVEACEIVTPDGDLVTLDRMDPGYDLLGAFVGSEGTLGIATKVTVRLSRTPEAVTTVLAAYESIEQGGQAVSAIIGAGIVPAAIEMMDALAIEAAEAAVACSYPAGAGAVLIVELDGPAAEVERQFAQLREICAGAFELRVAADTAERAAIWKGRKSAFAAVGRISPAYIVQDGVVPRTALPGVLAAIDRISAEHGIRVANVFHAGDGNLHPLVLFDDAEPGAGERAEVVSGAILDLCVEHGGSITGEHGVGVDKARYMPRMFSETDLDTMQLVRCAFDPDGLANPGKVFPTPRLCGEVPGVRKGVHPLVESGKAEQF, translated from the coding sequence ATGGAGACACTGACGGCGGCGTTGCTCTCGGTGCTGCCCCGCGATTCGGTGATCACCGATCCGGTGCGCCTGCGCACGTACGAGTGCGACGGCCTCACCTACCACCGGGCGACCCCCGGCGTGGTCGTGCTGCCGGCCACGGCCGAGCAGGTCGCCCGGGTGGTACGGCTCTGCAACGACTTCGGCGTGCCGTTCGTGGCGCGGGGGGCGGGCACCGGCCTGTCGGGCGGCGCGCTCCCCCGCGAGGACGGCGTGCTCATCGTGACCTCGAAGATGCGCGCGATCCTGGAGATCGACCTGCCCGGCAGGCGGGCGGTGGTGGAGCCGGGCGTGACGAACCTCGCCATCACCGAGGCCGTGCGCGAGCAGGGCTACTACTACGCGCCCGACCCCTCCAGCCAGCAGGTCTGCTCGATCGGCGGCAACGTGGCGGAGAACTCGGGCGGCGCCCACTGCCTCAAGTACGGCTTCACCGTCAACCACGTGGAGGCGTGCGAGATCGTCACGCCCGACGGCGACCTGGTCACGCTGGACCGGATGGACCCGGGCTACGACCTGCTGGGCGCGTTCGTCGGCTCCGAGGGCACGCTCGGCATCGCCACCAAGGTCACGGTGCGGCTCAGCAGGACGCCGGAGGCCGTCACGACGGTGCTGGCCGCGTACGAGAGCATCGAGCAGGGCGGCCAGGCGGTCTCGGCGATCATCGGCGCGGGCATCGTGCCGGCCGCGATCGAGATGATGGACGCGCTCGCGATCGAGGCGGCCGAGGCCGCGGTGGCCTGCTCCTACCCGGCGGGCGCCGGGGCCGTGCTGATCGTGGAGCTGGACGGGCCCGCGGCGGAGGTGGAGCGGCAGTTCGCGCAGCTCAGGGAGATCTGCGCGGGCGCGTTCGAGCTGCGCGTGGCGGCGGACACGGCCGAGCGGGCGGCGATCTGGAAGGGCCGCAAGTCGGCGTTCGCGGCGGTGGGCCGCATCAGCCCGGCCTACATCGTCCAGGACGGCGTGGTGCCGCGTACGGCGCTGCCCGGCGTGCTGGCCGCCATCGACCGGATCTCGGCCGAGCACGGCATCAGGGTGGCGAACGTCTTCCACGCCGGCGACGGCAACCTGCATCCGCTGGTGCTGTTCGACGACGCCGAGCCGGGCGCGGGCGAGCGGGCCGAGGTGGTGTCGGGCGCGATCCTCGACCTGTGCGTCGAGCACGGCGGCTCGATCACCGGCGAGCACGGCGTCGGCGTGGACAAGGCGCGCTACATGCCACGGATGTTCAGCGAGACCGATCTCGACACCATGCAGCTCGTCCGGTGCGCGTTCGACCCTGATGGCCTGGCCAATCCGGGCAAGGTGTTCCCCACGCCGCGCCTGTGCGGCGAGGTGCCCGGCGTGCGCAAGGGCGTTCATCCGCTGGTCGAGTCGGGGAAGGCGGAGCAGTTTTGA
- the aceB gene encoding malate synthase A, with the protein MEITGPRLDRFDEILTPQALDFVAALHREFDSRRLELLEARQARQAELSAGGTLDFLAETKEIREGDWQVAPPAPGLEDRRVEITGPVDKKMTINALNSGAKVWLADFEDANSPLWENCVAGQLNLRDALDRAIDFETGGKSYALRPDDELATIVVRPRGWHLDEKHAVVDGRPVSASLFDFGLYFFHCAQRQLDKGKGPYFYLPKMESHLEARLWNDVFTRAQELLGIPHGTIRATVLIETYPAAFEMEEILYELREHSAGLNAGRWDYLFSVIKKFRTRGREFLLPERNAVTMTAPFMRAYTELLVRTCHKRGAHAIGGMAAFIPSRRDPKVNAVALEKVRADKTRESGDGFDGSWVAHPDLVPICGEVFDGVLGARPNQLDRLREDVAVTAADLLSVSETPGDITEAGLRNNVDVALRYLAAWMGGSGAVAIHNLMEDAATAEISRSQIWQWIHNDITLADTGERVTKELVERIIAEELEKAAKEPGYDEKLFGEATALFKEVALDDDFAEFLTLPAYARMP; encoded by the coding sequence ATGGAGATCACCGGCCCGAGGCTCGACCGGTTCGACGAGATCCTCACCCCGCAGGCGCTCGACTTCGTCGCGGCGCTGCACCGCGAGTTCGACTCCCGGCGGCTGGAGCTGCTGGAGGCCCGGCAGGCACGCCAGGCGGAGCTGTCGGCGGGCGGCACCCTCGACTTCCTGGCCGAGACGAAGGAGATCAGGGAGGGCGACTGGCAGGTCGCGCCCCCGGCTCCCGGCCTGGAGGACCGGCGGGTCGAGATCACCGGCCCGGTCGACAAGAAGATGACCATCAACGCGCTCAACTCCGGCGCGAAGGTGTGGCTGGCCGACTTCGAGGACGCCAACTCCCCGCTCTGGGAGAACTGCGTGGCCGGCCAGCTCAACCTGCGCGACGCGCTCGACCGCGCGATCGACTTCGAGACCGGCGGCAAGTCGTACGCGCTGCGCCCCGACGACGAGCTGGCCACGATCGTGGTCCGGCCGCGAGGCTGGCACCTGGACGAGAAGCACGCGGTCGTCGACGGGCGGCCGGTGTCGGCCTCGCTGTTCGACTTCGGCCTCTACTTCTTCCACTGCGCGCAGCGGCAGCTCGACAAGGGCAAGGGCCCGTACTTCTACCTGCCGAAGATGGAGTCGCACCTGGAGGCGCGGCTCTGGAACGACGTCTTCACCCGCGCCCAGGAGCTGCTCGGCATCCCGCACGGCACCATCAGGGCCACCGTGCTCATCGAGACCTACCCGGCCGCGTTCGAGATGGAGGAGATCCTGTACGAGCTGCGCGAGCACTCGGCGGGGCTCAACGCGGGCCGCTGGGACTACCTGTTCAGCGTGATCAAGAAGTTCCGCACCCGCGGGCGGGAGTTCCTGCTGCCGGAGCGGAACGCGGTGACGATGACGGCGCCGTTCATGCGCGCGTACACGGAGCTGCTGGTGCGCACCTGCCACAAGCGCGGCGCGCACGCGATCGGCGGGATGGCGGCGTTCATCCCCTCGCGCCGCGACCCCAAGGTCAACGCGGTGGCGCTGGAGAAGGTGCGGGCGGACAAGACGCGCGAGTCCGGCGACGGGTTCGACGGCTCGTGGGTGGCGCACCCGGACCTGGTGCCGATCTGCGGCGAGGTCTTCGACGGGGTGCTCGGCGCCCGGCCCAACCAGCTCGACCGGCTGCGCGAGGACGTCGCCGTCACGGCCGCCGACCTGCTGTCGGTCTCCGAGACGCCGGGCGACATCACCGAGGCGGGGCTGCGCAACAACGTGGACGTCGCGCTGCGCTACCTGGCCGCGTGGATGGGCGGCTCGGGCGCGGTGGCCATCCACAACCTCATGGAGGACGCCGCCACGGCCGAGATCTCGCGCTCGCAGATCTGGCAGTGGATCCACAACGACATCACGCTGGCCGACACGGGCGAGCGGGTGACGAAGGAGCTCGTCGAGCGGATCATCGCGGAGGAGCTGGAGAAGGCGGCCAAGGAGCCGGGATACGATGAGAAGCTGTTCGGCGAGGCCACGGCGCTGTTCAAGGAGGTGGCGCTCGACGACGACTTCGCCGAGTTCCTGACTCTTCCCGCCTATGCCCGGATGCCGTAG
- a CDS encoding DUF4097 family beta strand repeat-containing protein, with protein sequence MRTIAIAGGLLAGAALLTGCGLGAIAGPSKEDTASYEVTDKVTELRLDNGSGDAVITESGGTSVRVTETLRWRGDSKPKPEHKVEGGALALSYTCPSNLGSCGVDYKIEIPKGLAVDLDSGSGDITLRALSGDVKVHVGSGDVDAADLTGKTVVADAGSGNVELKYATAPTSAQLKTGSGDISLFVPDGAYDVSTDVGSGDVKVSVKNDRSSPNKISLRAGSGNVSVSAG encoded by the coding sequence ATGAGAACGATCGCGATCGCGGGCGGCCTGCTGGCCGGCGCCGCGCTGCTGACCGGCTGCGGCCTGGGCGCCATCGCCGGCCCCTCCAAGGAGGACACCGCGTCCTACGAGGTCACCGACAAGGTCACCGAGCTGCGGCTGGACAACGGCTCCGGCGACGCCGTGATCACCGAGTCCGGCGGCACGTCCGTCCGTGTCACCGAGACCCTGCGCTGGCGCGGCGACTCCAAGCCCAAGCCCGAGCACAAGGTCGAGGGCGGCGCGCTGGCCCTCTCCTACACCTGCCCGTCGAACCTGGGGAGCTGCGGCGTCGACTACAAGATCGAGATCCCCAAGGGGCTCGCCGTCGACCTCGACAGCGGCTCCGGCGACATCACGCTGCGCGCCCTGAGCGGGGACGTGAAGGTCCACGTGGGTTCCGGCGACGTGGACGCCGCCGACCTGACCGGCAAGACCGTCGTGGCCGACGCCGGCTCGGGCAACGTCGAGCTCAAGTACGCCACCGCCCCCACCAGCGCTCAGCTCAAGACCGGTTCGGGGGACATCTCGCTGTTCGTCCCGGACGGCGCCTACGACGTGTCGACCGACGTGGGCTCGGGCGACGTGAAGGTCTCGGTCAAGAACGACCGCTCCTCCCCGAACAAGATCTCCCTCAGGGCCGGCTCCGGCAACGTCAGCGTGTCAGCGGGATAA
- the hflX gene encoding GTPase HflX — protein sequence MHKNTALDEFETTGFDTGEFDLEERQALRRVAGLSTELQDVSEVEYRQLRLERVVLVGVWTSGTAEDAENSLLELKLLAETAGSQVLDGLVQRRQKPDPATYIGSGKALELRDIVEATGADTVICDGELTPGQLRQLEETVKVKVIDRTALILDIFAQHAKSREGKAQVELAQLQYLLPRLRGWGGNLSRQVGGRAAGGVGIGGRGPGETKIELDRRRIRERMAKLRRQIGGMSTARDTKRHARQQREVPAVAIAGYTNAGKSSLLNRVTGAGVLVEDALFATLDPTVRRARTPEGRLFTIADTVGFVRHLPHQLVEAFRSTLEEVADADLILHVVDGSHPDPEGQLAAVREVLADIEGVSGIPEIVVVNKADAADQEALDRITRRERHSIVVSARTGKGIPELMELIERELPRLDHEVHLLVPYERGDLISRAHKEGEVLSVDHVEDGTVLHARVLPSLFQELERVGKPVERVS from the coding sequence ATGCACAAAAACACCGCACTCGACGAGTTCGAGACCACAGGCTTCGACACCGGGGAATTCGACCTCGAGGAGCGTCAGGCGCTGCGGCGCGTGGCGGGCCTCTCCACCGAGCTCCAGGACGTCTCCGAGGTCGAGTACCGGCAGCTGCGGCTTGAGCGGGTCGTTCTCGTCGGCGTCTGGACCTCCGGCACCGCCGAGGACGCCGAGAACTCCCTGCTGGAGCTCAAGCTCCTCGCTGAGACGGCCGGTTCCCAGGTGCTCGACGGCCTCGTCCAGCGGCGCCAGAAGCCCGACCCCGCGACCTACATCGGCTCGGGCAAGGCCCTTGAGCTGCGCGACATCGTGGAGGCGACCGGCGCCGACACCGTGATCTGCGACGGTGAGCTGACCCCTGGCCAGCTCCGCCAGCTCGAGGAGACCGTCAAGGTCAAGGTCATCGACCGCACGGCGCTGATCCTCGACATCTTCGCCCAGCACGCCAAGAGCCGCGAGGGCAAGGCCCAGGTCGAGCTGGCGCAGCTCCAATACCTGCTGCCGCGCCTGCGCGGCTGGGGCGGCAACCTGTCCCGCCAGGTCGGCGGCCGGGCGGCCGGCGGCGTCGGCATCGGCGGCCGCGGCCCCGGTGAGACCAAGATCGAGCTGGACCGCCGCCGCATCCGCGAGCGGATGGCCAAGCTCCGCCGGCAGATCGGCGGCATGTCCACCGCGCGCGACACCAAGCGTCACGCGCGCCAGCAGCGCGAGGTCCCTGCCGTGGCCATCGCCGGCTACACCAACGCCGGCAAGTCCTCGCTGCTCAACCGCGTCACCGGCGCGGGCGTGCTGGTGGAGGACGCGCTGTTCGCCACCCTCGACCCGACCGTGCGCCGCGCGCGCACGCCGGAAGGCAGGCTGTTCACGATCGCCGACACCGTCGGCTTCGTCCGCCACCTGCCGCACCAGCTCGTCGAGGCGTTCCGCTCCACGCTGGAGGAGGTCGCCGACGCCGACCTGATCCTGCACGTGGTCGACGGCTCGCACCCCGACCCCGAGGGGCAGCTCGCCGCCGTGCGCGAGGTGCTGGCCGACATCGAGGGCGTGTCCGGCATCCCCGAGATCGTCGTGGTCAACAAGGCCGACGCGGCCGACCAGGAGGCCCTCGACCGCATCACGCGGCGCGAGCGGCACAGCATCGTGGTCTCGGCGCGCACCGGCAAGGGCATCCCCGAGCTCATGGAGCTCATCGAGCGGGAGCTGCCGCGGCTCGACCACGAGGTGCACCTGCTGGTGCCGTACGAGCGGGGCGACCTGATCTCGCGGGCCCACAAGGAGGGCGAGGTGCTCTCCGTGGACCACGTCGAGGACGGCACGGTCCTGCACGCCCGCGTGCTGCCCAGCCTGTTCCAGGAGCTGGAGCGGGTGGGCAAGCCGGTCGAGCGCGTTTCGTAG
- the hutI gene encoding imidazolonepropionase, translating to MTVRLLTNIGRLWTGNEVLSNAAILVHNDRIAWVGRAPDLPQSVPGVVDDIVDVDHVENLGGALVTPGLIDAHTHPVYAGNRYAELAIRTGGSSAASITAAGGGVGSTVTVTRGTDPWTLCNGVRERLRGWLLSGTTTVEAKTGYHLTRDGELADVRLLRELEKEPMMPRVHVTFLAAHVVPPEYFGRQREYVEAVGAWCADAAAAGADSVDVYCDEGHFTTEESRWVLASGRNVGLLPRIHAGLFARRGAVQLAAELGCASADGLHHMSDEDIAIMSRYGVPAVVCPATALQRGHLPPVRQMIKHGVQIALGSDHNPGYCGITSMSLVIAMAVSAFGMSVNDALRAATLGGATVLGAPDRGVLAPGRLADIVQWDADHEGAFAWSFGLKPRRVWRGGTPVQ from the coding sequence GTGACCGTTCGACTCCTGACCAACATCGGCCGCCTCTGGACCGGCAACGAGGTCCTCAGCAACGCGGCCATCCTCGTGCACAACGACCGCATCGCGTGGGTCGGGCGGGCGCCCGACCTGCCGCAGAGCGTGCCCGGGGTCGTCGACGACATCGTCGACGTCGACCACGTCGAGAACCTCGGCGGCGCGCTGGTCACGCCCGGCCTCATCGACGCCCACACCCACCCGGTTTACGCCGGCAACCGCTACGCCGAGCTGGCCATCCGCACCGGCGGCTCCAGCGCCGCCTCCATCACCGCGGCGGGCGGCGGCGTCGGCTCGACCGTCACCGTGACCCGCGGCACCGACCCCTGGACGCTGTGCAACGGCGTACGCGAGCGGCTGCGCGGCTGGCTGCTCAGCGGCACCACCACCGTCGAGGCCAAGACCGGCTACCACCTCACCCGCGACGGCGAGCTCGCCGACGTGCGGCTCCTGCGCGAGCTGGAGAAGGAGCCGATGATGCCGCGCGTGCACGTCACGTTCCTCGCGGCGCACGTCGTGCCTCCCGAGTACTTCGGCCGCCAGCGCGAATACGTCGAGGCCGTGGGCGCCTGGTGCGCCGACGCGGCCGCGGCCGGCGCCGACAGCGTCGACGTCTACTGCGACGAGGGCCACTTCACCACCGAGGAATCCCGCTGGGTCCTCGCCTCCGGCCGCAACGTCGGCCTGCTGCCGCGCATCCACGCCGGCCTCTTCGCCCGCCGCGGCGCCGTCCAGCTCGCCGCCGAGCTCGGCTGCGCCTCCGCCGACGGGCTGCACCACATGTCCGACGAGGACATCGCCATCATGTCCCGCTACGGCGTGCCCGCCGTCGTCTGTCCGGCCACCGCCCTCCAGCGCGGCCACCTCCCGCCGGTCCGCCAGATGATCAAGCACGGCGTGCAGATCGCGCTCGGCAGCGACCACAACCCCGGCTACTGTGGCATCACCTCGATGTCGCTGGTCATCGCCATGGCGGTGTCGGCGTTCGGGATGAGCGTCAACGACGCGCTGCGGGCCGCCACGCTGGGCGGCGCGACCGTGCTCGGCGCGCCCGACCGCGGCGTCCTCGCCCCCGGCCGTCTGGCCGACATCGTCCAGTGGGACGCCGACCACGAGGGCGCCTTCGCCTGGTCCTTCGGCCTCAAGCCGCGCCGCGTGTGGCGGGGTGGGACGCCCGTTCAGTAG